The stretch of DNA gaatccattggtgattgataacttcgaaaatctactccaaatgactcctcagtcaagttttgtctttataccatgagtaccttacccacgacgtgcacccttcaccaggcatctccaaccaagtttgcttcccatacttttgcaattcttctgtcattttttatctgtccatgcgacaaaaaacccatggaatcccagatcacctacgctccgattctattcccccgatattttcggcagaatatgggaaagttagatctcataaaatgttctttactgacggttcatgcataaacgggtccactggcttcggcatcttcaatgaaaattccagtgcctctttcaaactcaaagatccttgttccgtgtatgtcgctgaactgggtgcgatatactacgctttagggatcattgaaacattgcccatcgaccattattttattttttcagacagtctcagctcaatagaggcaatccgctcaatgaaagttgataaacgctcatcttatttcctaacaagaataagacatctattgagtgttttggtcgaaaaattatccaagattaccttagcatgggttccctctcattgctcgattccgagGAATGAGTTatgctgccacacgccgagtgAGAGATGCCCCTGGAATGGCAGTTCAtgcaggataacgatccgaaCCGCCAAGACCGTCAAGAAGTGGTTTCTGGATAACAAAGTCGACTTCATGGAGTGACCAGCGCAGTaaccggatttttttttaatttttttttttttattaattccagCGGCCTTCAAATGATTACGGAGTCCTGGTATCTCTAGCAAAAGCTGCCTTTCCGAAACTTCGTAGTTGCCAGTTTGTCAAAtcgactttttcagttcattgtcAGATACTCACAACATGTGTCGAGCTTGAATTGCTTAAAAAATTTCGGTTTCTTCTTTATGCGATTTAGACCGTTCTTGAATCCTCGATGGAAGAACAAACGCACTCCAACATTCTCTCTTCCATCGTTGGACCGGGTCCGAAAGATCTTTCgcctggtttgctcattttatcTTATTTAGCTATCTAGAAGTATATTAGAAATTTTACTTTCAGTAGCAAATTTTGAATTCATGAATTTAATGAAGCCTTTTTAATGGCCATTTCGACTAGACTGTTCCTTTCCACAGCGAGAAGAATTACCAATGCATTGGGTCTGATCACAGCGTTACTCAAAGGTGGTCCTTTGGCTTTCTAATATTCTGCGCTAGATCTTCTCCATGCGGTACAACGCATCAGTAGTACAGATAACACAGAAGTATTAAATCATAAGCTTTTGGTAGGGGGCCGTGCACTTGAGTCGCACATTACTCCAGCGGCTGTGATCACCCTAAAAATTGGTTCACAGCAGTATAATCAGCAGCATCAAGTTTGCGAAAATCGTTGAACTACACACCTGTGTGGctcagaaacatttctcaaCGATCTGATGAAGCTGTCATGGGACGCCACGGTCTAGGAAAGATTAGCGAAAACGGCGAAATGCTTGCAAAGTTTTGTAGCGACAACGACATGGTGATTGAGGACACGTTCATTCCCCATCGACCAGCACACAAAGTTACGTGGATCCGATGTTTCATgcatacctattcctaccacagcggttcaagtgaccctttatgaatagttagtagacaatgggcctgattctcgaatacacttcgaatacgcttcacggtggaaaccgaatgaaacgtatccgcgatgacaacggtacggtgtcgacatctggatacgagattagtttcccactaaacttatcattataatatcaaattatcttcagatgaaatttttgtatgagattataatatcacatgaagaaaacaaagttttccactcacattgaataccagtttaaTACGAAGaagttttcattaatgattttttatttgaaaagtgctcattctgcctgtaaactcattattatcttcgacatttcactaactcgtaaaacgcaGTTTAATGGCGTGccgcttatttcgtttccaccgtgaagtgtattcgagaatcaggctcaatgactcgatttatatagttttgttgagaaacgtggaataccatatttctcctgtacatttcgacatttttaggataacgattattagcaaaataatgaaattacatttttttgacacgcaaaatagtactgtagcttggaatggttactgttagctcgcttggatgGTCAGTAATACAATTAATTTAAATCATtaactattcattcacaaatacagcAAAATgtataaagcaatagcaaaaaggagtaatgcaatgattttgtatcacaaccacacatgcggtagttagggctaggattgggcgatctttataaaaagatcgatcttgtcgtATTGATTTTCCAAACTGCGTAAGGATCGATCCACTGGTTAAATCGGTAcgaaagaatcgatctttgccgagTCGAtcattggaaaatcaaaatcactcCTCATTCTGTAGGAGTGTCGTGTTTTCATTAAACACGGAATTCAAATTCcatatttcattcaaatatcaaacgcattttgttttgttcctcagCATGAAGGCCACAAAAGACGTTAggctgtttatctgtttattttggatatgtttgaagaattaaactctttgataatgatttggtggttcGGAAAAggtccgttttgtttggttgttggatattgtttgttcactccaccagtgtttacaaccgagtgatgatgatagaaggatgataattagtcattagatggtgcgtatcagataaaagatgccgaggtggaatgatatatgatgaaaaccgccctctgtgactctagacgagatgcctcctgtgttatatatggatgaaataatgaaaaaaaaactcaaaaactcaaaatcaatgtaatataagataattatcaatatcgaaaacaattatcaatttttctcatcagtaaaaacatgttacatcaATATagcgaaaacatatttgaaatgggaaaggtaattttcttttataatttttactttctgggtgtttattcaacccaatgcgaatttaaattggactaacaacacctaatactatatgtaaagcaaatgggaaatcattttttcgaatatttctttacttttccaacttttctcACTGTAtgaacttttcttgggtgaaaatgaacacaactttACAGCTtaaacagcttaaaccgaacgacaagttttcgagcgggaacacaccttggtttctatttaggaaaattgaagtaaatcgtttgatatatcaagtcatttttaacacaaatgcCACCATATACACCaattacacttacacttgtgctaaatttttcacaatacataatcggtcattgatatgaaatttcacgaagcaaccaacattaaagtttcaaattcaCATTTTatatgctagaattaatcgtgtcaCTCACCTCACTTGCAACATAAAATTGCCCGCAACTTGCATATATATGCAATGCCGATGtctcccgggcaccttggtttagatgtctctgttagggaacacatttcggtgacaaCAAAAGctacccctactttcatgtatttccaatgctaatttcccccaggcagcttggtttagatgtctctgttagggaaccgccgcatgtgtcgtcaatttcgaccaatcagatgtgggtacttccgttaggataggggttgagatttttcacttgttcgatagttagtttcatgacatatattattttattcaatataaaaaattgttatggagtgccgaaatcgattgacgcagaaatttcatcaatccatcatgaagtgactgagcaatacgcgtttgaaattggacaatttttaagatgtgctcgattttcgattttcaatttgtaccccaatatgttccccaaagacgtaatcctacgtcaaaataataagAGAggagcagtcttccgaaaaacagttacacatgtccacgcgatgtgaaatttccatgtttttgtttgaatacgaacatgattttcgctagtatTGAATGTCTctcccaaacacgaacaatgatacttTTATAcaagaatactttttcacagaaacgaacttgaaatttagttcgcattacaaaagttgcttgaactaagaggctatgagttcatgcacattttgcaataatccttggtttcgtgcaaagaaaacattctctgaatagaaagaagctttctatgagaatttttttgcgtgcatgttggcaattgaagtctggggaaccgactgcacagcaggcgacgtcgtacaaatgctgaccaaaaaaataaatacccacaAATTAGTATTatatgcaaccttcagcggcacacagcagaaccagcagagaaatttcagcggctaaaacacaccattaattcctcgatgttatcacaaactgaatgaaggaaaaaactaaaagctacacttacactatactacatatgctatgtgtgcatgcgattacatcatcctttcttctcctcttcttcgctcgttttatagctcgggtcgcgaacaagcagtattagcCTTTGGTAACATTCAAAGATCCAGTCAAAAtcgttgctcccgtggtcgagtggttagcgtaacgcctaacatgtcactgctgaataattctggtactttatattcgattaaaattatagaagtattgtaatcaaaatttgttgtgggtaactaaacgtctccgccacgctctatctaattttagtacttgttgaaatagctaataatagcgaatgttacatgaattcaatatataaattgatgcgtgcactgaataattttatcaattgtgaaaaactctgatatcaatcgacgtttattttgttcagaacagataaagaggtttattttatttgcccaatattttagacgaagcacccattgtcatgataggaaagcattttttccatgtcaacataccaacacaccacgcgttgaggggtggtggtgtggtgtccgattcgcttcttctactctacgcactgccggtgcttggggtgaaaatacaagagaaactgaacatcatgttcgaacatcatgtgaaacattaggaTTAAACATCATATGTCCAAACTtactacgaatacaaacatgtcacaatttcaaacataggtacgaaaaaattatgtttgtattcaaacacaaaactgcgaacagcagcgtggacatgtttatcccggacgcagtgttttttgtgaaacatggaagactggagaggagtaaacactgaaaaatacattcgatgcacgagggcggtccgataagtactaagCCTCATTGTgtactacaatagatcaaactaatagtCGCAGTgatacaatgctcctacagaagaagaagaagccacatcgcccgatggtgtcagtatcgcaagagagattacttatcgtgtagtacattctcgtaaacggctactgtcaaaatttcagccgaatcagactcgtagttttgttttgaccgtgtgtggaagtgggcgtgtccgcggattttagaaaaatggaaattccgccgtcgccacggccaaatttgtcgaattgcactacgaactgctgccccatccaccgtattctcaagatttggccccgtgcgactttttttgttatttccaaACTTGAAGAAGTCATTCGTCGGGtaaaaatttgagtcgaatgaggaggtcatcgccaccACGGAGCCCTACTTTGCAGATCTCAAGAAatcgtatttttcagatggattaaataaattgaagcatcgacgggtcaagtgtatcgagctaagaGGAAACtatattgagaaataaatcgctgtttccaaaatttttgttttttttttgaggctaagtacttatcggactgccctcgtatgttTTAAGAAAAGGAGTGTATGCGaattatgttgtgacaatgtgattttcaagcaaattttgactaaaagtttaaaatggcTCATTTGACCCCAGGTTTAGTGTTAAGTGACGGTTACACTGAGAACTAAATCGACCACATCTGCATCTGTCGAATGTTTAAACGGAACCTACTTGACGGAATAAACGCAGTGCCGAAATCGCTTCCGACCAGCATCTTCTCATCAAAGAAATCCACCTACGCGTAGCGCGAGTTCAACGGAGGGTGAAAAAGCTCGGTCGTCGATTCAACACACGCCGACTAGAAGATCCTAACGTGAAACCTTTGTCCTTTGTGGATGAACTTGGGACCCGAGCCGAGGATGCTCCTGCTGATGGCAGCGTCGAGGGCAAGTGGATCGCCGTCGAGAACGCCTTCATCGCAGCCAACAAGAATAACATGGGTAACTGCCCACCCAGAGGAAAGAATGGATCTCGAAGGACACCTAGAAGAAGTTAGATGAAAGAAGGGACGCCAAAGATGCGATAGAGCGACAATGAACCAGGAGGAGAAAAGATACATGCCCTCGCCCTGGAAGTAGAGCACTCGTGTCGATGGGACAAGCGATCGTGGGCTGACTAACTTGCTGCAACCTATTAGGATGAAGCACCTCGACGACTTTGCTTCTGCTGATGACATTGCACTAGTATCGACGCGGCGCTCCGATATGCAGAGTAAGCTTGACAACCTGGCCGCATGCTCTTCCTCGACCGGCCTGAAAATTAATGTCAGCAAGACGAAAGCTTTGGATGTCAAAACGGTCACACATTCCAGAATCACAGTAGCTGGGCAAGCAGTGGAGTGTCGAAAGTTTCCAATATCTTGGTAGCCAGATTGCATCAGACGGCGGTACTAACATCGACATATGCGCACGGATCAAGAAGGCGAGGGCTGCCTTTGCGAGTCTAAGGAAGACATCCTTGCGCCTGACGACGGAGCCCCACAAACGAGATAAGAGAATTCGACCCAATTTGAACTTGACATGGGTCAAGGCAAGAGCTGCGGATCGCCCAGGAAGGAAGCTTCTAACGAAGGCACTATGCTCCCAGCATGGAGCGCAGCAACAATAAGTAAGTAAGGTTAgattgaaaaatcgtaacttatagcgaattcgtttttgttcagtttcaacctcagtgccgcactaactgctgtcaaaacgtttttttttattcactcagtttcacactcagtgtcgcactagttcgccccgaaagctgttagtttcgcactgataTGTTTCACAGGTTgtcactcgggttcaccaatacaactatactgaactatcaagttccgagtattgttttggaaaatcgtaAAATAAAggctatgaaaatggaaaatctgctgcttttgcttttgtattattggaatcgcaATCCAGTTCGGATTCTggttttgaagagtatattcgagtagacggcattaagctacgtgtgcctTCATtgtgaggcgaaaataatgatggatattcaggtggaataaacctgctttcaaaatcaaaattatgaatgaaaatttactttaacgtatcgaatatttattttatgtgatgaaataagaggttttttcctatatcgcagaaacatattgaacgaagctgtgtctaatgatgattttatattataatagtaattatttgtggaacaaacaggaaatgcatcgacaaatggttaagtgagtgtcagaactacatgtgttaggtgttcaaacaatatgaagtaaaaaatttcattcaaacttttatatttttacactgcacttggcccttctggcgttgtcctgatggaagacaatgcggcctctgtttatcaaagatggcctcttcttcatgagcgTATgggtgtgtggcacccatacatcgagcttctttgtgaatccaagcttcttcaaatggttattaacggtttgatgacttatccccagctcctggccgatgctacggctgctactatgccggtcttcctcggctaattcagcgattttgtcgcaattttcgacgacaggccttccggagcgtggcgcatcttcgacgacctctacaccagaacgaaaatgttgaaaccatcgttgtgcggtggaaatggaaactgtatcgggtccataaactgcacaaattttgttggcagcttgagatgcatttttgcctttgtcatagtagtactgtaaaatatgtcggattttctctttattttgctccatatttgcgacactataactcatgaACGACTTAATCAAACAAAACAGTGTcatggactatattatagcgcgctaaaatacctttccaacaagctatagtatgactcgatacaatgaatacaactagaactacgcgcttacaacgacgactcgcggaaataccgcaggactttttcgacagcctaatatatatatatatatatatatatatatatatatgtatatatatatatatatatatatatatatatatatatatatatatatatatatatatatatatatatatatatatatatatatatatatatatatatatatgtatatatatatatatatatatatatatatatatataaccgaGGCTTGGTAGACATAGACAAATACCTTTAAGAACCCTAAACAAACAATAATTCCCCAATATTGCAGTAAATACTATACTAATCACGTAGACAattttaattactattttcccTATATTATCTAACCAGAATATGCAAATTTACACATCATTATCGGTGCCGCATATAATAATCGATTACTGTAGAAAATGCAGCGAAGCCAGCCGCTCCAACGATTCCAGCTTTAACGCCAGCTGTGAAAATATACTTTTATGAAATCCTGCTATCTTCAATCGGAATAACTTTTACCTCTTAAGCCAATCAGCCCGCCAGTAACGGCACCTGCGTAGGTACCATTCTTCCAATCGGATACTCCCCGTTTCTGTTAAATTAACCGAATCGTCAATAGAAAGATATATGCATGAAAACGATCAATACGCACCGATTCGATAACGCACTCGACAGCAGCAAACACGGCTCCGATCACAGCAAAGTTTTTACCGTACGAATGTGTTGCCTGTCTCATCTCCCGAAAGATCTCCCGCGCTGTTTGTTGCTTTTCAGTCGACATTGGGTCCGCTATGCTTGGGTTGACAGAAGAACTGAACAGCCCTATAGCAGCACCAAGCCCGTATCCTAGAACACAGCTCATCAAGGATTTGAAAGCACAACTCTCGAAAGCAGCTTCCACCAGCTTTTCCTCGTTGGTTTTAATTTGGACAGCCCCGTACATCTTTGGTATTATAATATTCTCACGATATCTATTCAGGCAATTATAGTTTTATTCAATCTAAAAGAACAGAGATTGTTTTCTAACAACCTACCTGTTATTATTTCCGATAAAGTGTCTGGCTATTTCGTCCAAATCTGAGTTGGGGAAAAACAATCCGGTTGATTTTGGCTGATCCGTTTTTGGTTCATCTTCCGCACTCGGCGGTTTTGGAAGTAATGTGGACATCTCCGTCAAAAAAGATTAGAATTGACTGTAACTTTATATACTTATGCCGAACGAATGTTTCACTTAATATTATCTAGTTTCAAGTAATGTTTATATTGAGTTTTACATGCTGCAGCATTTATGCAATCAAAATTTGGACCACGTTCTCAGGTAATCGCCTAcagcaagatggtggagttaacaggtggctcgtaatttacactatttagaaaagacgtttgaggaatggcaagacgaaaagtttggatttgtttatattattacttacgttggtattgttacatttgatttcgtcgaaggtatttgaagcagtataataaataaacagtagtcattgaaaatagtaacctagtaatctttatgcatatgcttccgaccgctggctcggctaatgtgattcagggagtgctttgatcgtggtaccaccactggcgcataatttgcagctttgttttttgtgctggttcataacgacaatcaaccgtgccggcgaaactgtagtcaatgtttagtgttgtttggatatcatctatgtaaataagttcaaacttacgggatacgtccgaacggcaattctgacattacgttttaccttccactctaCTTTCCTTGGCCTACAGTAGTTTgacccaaggcgcgtagaagtatatcctaaggtgggccaacttgctaaaaccactcttcagccatcttggaagtctactgtgttttgtttgtaaacaaaacacaatacgcttgtgcccaagctcgctcgtgatcagtctgtctctttcacgcttcaacggaaataattccccttctgctttcttccgtactgttttcatataccgctcccctaaccaaccactcttcagccatcttggaagtctgctgtgttttgtttgaaaacaaaacacaatacgcttgtgcccaagctcgctcgtgatcattctgtctctttcacacttcaaggaaaaaattccctttctgctttcttccgtactgttttcatataccgctcccctaaccaacttagtgacgaaacggcctcacctagtaccatagacccgtcttgggccGAACAGCagttttgacattgcggtccacctatagtacaacaCCTTGGTTTGACCCAATgagtacatatagaggtggagcagtatatctgtattggcaagcaaaatattgtGTCGtaatatttgcattcaatatggaatgtatatggaagaaacaaaacaatgttgaaagctctcacggttgcatgataatttgagccaaaattctcatgaaatcattcaactgtttgtttttttaacagatgacaattgtatcgtggcttatttcgattatttatgtggtaaaaaggtccagagaacgatcgtatgcttagttcttgaaatcagtaacattttcggtgaaattttgattaattggcgattattcttcacaacatacacaccaacACTGATAGCCCTCGAAACATACACTTCATAACGTTGAAACAATGGAACTtcgtttcaatgaattttttttttttttttttttttttttttttatctgtattatagtgattttcaactcatttggctggttcgtcacttttacttccatttttggaagaatgtcgggagtgagatttgaactcgtgaccttcagcgtgagaggcatggatgttaccactacgccagatcgcctcctcatatcatatgaaatgcactttcagccatattggaattgctgtcggtattgtttacaaacagcaacagaacgctgccggcggctgcTACGACGCtttttcgaacgatgcctactatgttcgactttcgcgaatttatgagaaaaagaagggatgaatttgtagaatttcattctcatttccactactctcgcatgtgaaaatgcaataatggcgtatcctagcaataacaaaacaaacaacccccgctccacaaactgtaatccccttctt from Toxorhynchites rutilus septentrionalis strain SRP chromosome 3, ASM2978413v1, whole genome shotgun sequence encodes:
- the LOC129778197 gene encoding mitochondrial import inner membrane translocase subunit Tim22, with the protein product MSTLLPKPPSAEDEPKTDQPKSTGLFFPNSDLDEIARHFIGNNNRYRENIIIPKMYGAVQIKTNEEKLVEAAFESCAFKSLMSCVLGYGLGAAIGLFSSSVNPSIADPMSTEKQQTAREIFREMRQATHSYGKNFAVIGAVFAAVECVIESKRGVSDWKNGTYAGAVTGGLIGLRAGVKAGIVGAAGFAAFSTVIDYYMRHR